The Aquidulcibacter paucihalophilus genomic interval CGGGTCAAGCTGACGACCGACGAGGTCCAGCCTGTGCCCAGCGCCGTGGGCGTCTTCCCCTGCGCCGACTGGTTCGAGCGCGAGGCGTTCGACATGTACGGCATGCTGTTCTCGGGTCACCCCGACCTGCGTCGCCTGCTGACCGACTATGGCTTCCAGGGGCATCCGCTCCGCAAGGACTTCCCGATGACCGGGTATGTCGAAGTGCGTTATGACGAGGAGCAGAAGCGGGTTGTGTATGAACCCGTCAAACTGACCCAGGAGTTCCGGAACTTTGATTTCCTGTCGCCCTGGGAAGGTGCCGAATACCCGGCGACCATCCTGCCCGGCGATGAGAAGGCGGGATGATCCATGAAGATGAATCGCGCAGCCATCCGTTCAGCGTCATCCTTCTTTCTGGTGACCTTTTCGACGGCGTTCCTGTTCACGCTCGGGGCACGGCTGACCGGCTGGTTCACGCGGGCCCCAGAGGTGGAGCCGGCGCAACTGCAGTCGCTGGGCGTGGCGATCATGGTCGCCGTGGTCTGTCTGGCGGTCGGGGCAGGCATCCGTCGCCTGTCGGCCGGCG includes:
- a CDS encoding NADH-quinone oxidoreductase subunit C, encoding METALTPLGAEMVGALGVQAQVAFGELTLITDRDSILEVLTVLKERFGFHQLLDLCGVDFPDREERFEVVYHLLSMTRNARVRVKLTTDEVQPVPSAVGVFPCADWFEREAFDMYGMLFSGHPDLRRLLTDYGFQGHPLRKDFPMTGYVEVRYDEEQKRVVYEPVKLTQEFRNFDFLSPWEGAEYPATILPGDEKAG